A genomic region of Bernardetia sp. ABR2-2B contains the following coding sequences:
- a CDS encoding ThiF family adenylyltransferase, with translation MSKFEVTNISSTEDSFFDRQERIDWWEQEKLKNATVLVVGAGAIGNETLKNLALLGVGNILITDFDDISKSNLSRTVLFRKDDQGKRKAQTAAERIKEMALSDDFKVNYFEGDVVWELGTGVYRNVDIVLGCLDNIETRIAVNKQCYLAGTPWIDAGIYELGLRINFYQPPHAPCYQCSLSPNQWQAARERYSCDDFKKQVTSEGKIPTVQIASALVGALQVQEAIKFICGQEVALGKQIYYQGKTNDFDVFDMPDNPDCWAHQASYDEIISLDLDTDISLKEFLKEISKAEHSGAGATLDFRGDRTFVKTMSCRGCQKEIEFYRPSFRIYDYESHCEECRSEGENNTENQTPAPKQTIGQFNLETTEDRLLNFSLKELGVPILHVVAVQDTEGKHKYYELTGDKKQLFS, from the coding sequence ATGTCAAAATTTGAAGTAACAAACATTTCATCAACAGAAGATAGCTTTTTTGACCGTCAAGAGCGTATTGATTGGTGGGAACAAGAAAAATTAAAGAATGCTACCGTTTTGGTAGTTGGTGCTGGTGCAATCGGCAACGAAACACTCAAAAACTTAGCTCTTTTGGGGGTTGGAAATATTCTGATTACAGATTTTGACGATATTTCAAAGTCAAATTTGAGCCGAACTGTTTTGTTTAGAAAAGACGACCAAGGCAAACGAAAAGCACAAACAGCAGCCGAAAGAATTAAAGAAATGGCGTTGTCAGATGATTTTAAAGTAAATTATTTTGAAGGCGATGTTGTTTGGGAACTCGGAACAGGAGTTTATAGAAACGTAGATATAGTTTTGGGTTGTTTGGATAATATCGAAACTAGAATTGCTGTAAACAAACAATGTTATTTGGCTGGAACGCCTTGGATTGATGCAGGAATTTATGAATTGGGTTTAAGAATTAATTTTTATCAGCCTCCTCATGCGCCATGTTATCAGTGTAGTTTGTCGCCAAATCAATGGCAAGCAGCAAGAGAGCGTTATTCGTGTGATGATTTTAAGAAGCAAGTAACTAGTGAAGGAAAAATTCCAACTGTTCAAATTGCATCTGCTTTGGTCGGTGCTTTGCAAGTTCAAGAAGCTATAAAGTTTATTTGTGGACAAGAAGTAGCTTTGGGTAAGCAAATTTATTATCAAGGAAAAACAAACGATTTTGATGTTTTTGATATGCCAGATAATCCAGATTGTTGGGCGCATCAAGCAAGTTATGATGAGATTATTTCCTTAGACTTAGATACAGATATTTCATTGAAAGAATTTTTAAAAGAAATTTCTAAAGCTGAACATTCAGGAGCAGGAGCAACTTTAGATTTTAGAGGAGATAGAACATTTGTAAAAACGATGTCTTGTCGTGGTTGTCAGAAGGAAATAGAGTTTTATCGTCCATCTTTCCGAATTTATGATTATGAAAGTCATTGTGAGGAGTGTAGAAGCGAAGGAGAAAATAACACGGAAAATCAAACCCCTGCACCAAAACAAACCATTGGACAGTTCAATTTAGAAACAACAGAAGATAGACTATTAAACTTTTCACTAAAAGAACTAGGTGTTCCTATTTTGCACGTCGTGGCAGTTCAAGATACAGAAGGAAAACATAAGTATTATGAGCTTACAGGAGATAAGAAACAGTTGTTCAGTTAG
- a CDS encoding NAD(P)/FAD-dependent oxidoreductase, whose product MNTTNNHFDVLIIGAGLSGIGAAHYIQNRCPDRSYAILEMREAIGGTWDLFRYPGIRSDSDMYTLGYAFRPWKEAKAIADGSSILNYIRQTATDEGIDKKIQFNRKLVSANWSSKNKIWNIETTAKNKETQEEETIKYSCNFLLMCSGYYNYNEGYTPNFEGFKDFEGKIVHPQKWTSDIEYQNKKVVVIGSGATAVTLVPELSKKAKLVTMLQRSPSYIISQPSKDKIADFFRRLLPSKIAYEFNRWKNVLFSLFFYKLAIKKPSFVKKYIKKQTRKTLGKNYDVETHFTPKYDPWKQRLCLVPDNDLFNSINSKKTEIVTDTIEKFTPKGILLNSGKELEADLIVTATGLKLDIMSGMTIKKADKEIKLPNHYMYRGMMFSDIPNMAICVGYTNASWTLKTDLTCVYVCRLLNHMKKNNYEVCTPHLEQELEDSFENEPILDFNSSYVLRSIDSLPKQGSKIPWKLNQNYPLDIMTIKYSSLKDEALVYE is encoded by the coding sequence GTGAATACTACTAACAATCATTTCGATGTTTTAATCATTGGAGCAGGTCTTTCAGGAATTGGAGCTGCTCATTACATTCAAAATCGCTGTCCAGACCGTTCTTATGCTATTTTAGAAATGCGTGAAGCCATTGGAGGAACATGGGATTTGTTTCGCTACCCCGGTATTCGTTCCGATTCGGATATGTACACGCTTGGTTATGCTTTTCGTCCTTGGAAAGAAGCCAAAGCAATTGCAGACGGTTCTTCTATTCTTAATTATATCCGTCAGACAGCTACTGACGAAGGGATTGATAAGAAAATACAGTTTAATAGAAAATTAGTATCTGCAAATTGGTCTTCAAAAAATAAAATTTGGAATATAGAAACAACAGCTAAAAATAAAGAAACACAAGAAGAAGAAACGATAAAATACTCTTGTAATTTTCTGTTGATGTGTAGTGGATATTACAATTATAATGAAGGTTACACGCCTAATTTTGAAGGTTTTAAGGATTTTGAAGGAAAAATTGTACATCCTCAAAAGTGGACTTCAGATATTGAATATCAAAATAAAAAAGTGGTTGTTATTGGAAGTGGTGCTACTGCTGTTACGCTAGTTCCAGAGCTTTCCAAAAAAGCAAAATTAGTAACGATGTTGCAACGTTCGCCTTCTTATATTATTTCTCAACCTTCGAAAGATAAAATTGCTGATTTTTTTAGACGACTTCTTCCTTCCAAAATTGCTTATGAATTTAATCGATGGAAAAATGTACTATTTAGTTTGTTCTTTTATAAACTAGCTATCAAAAAGCCGAGTTTTGTCAAAAAATATATCAAAAAACAAACTCGCAAAACATTAGGAAAAAATTATGATGTAGAGACACATTTTACTCCAAAATATGACCCTTGGAAACAACGCCTATGTCTTGTTCCTGATAACGACCTTTTTAATTCTATCAATTCGAAAAAGACAGAAATTGTAACTGATACAATTGAAAAATTTACTCCAAAAGGTATTTTGCTTAACTCTGGAAAAGAACTAGAAGCTGATTTGATAGTAACTGCAACAGGTCTAAAACTGGATATAATGAGTGGAATGACAATCAAAAAAGCTGATAAAGAAATAAAGCTACCAAATCATTATATGTATCGTGGAATGATGTTTTCGGATATTCCAAATATGGCAATTTGTGTTGGTTATACGAATGCTTCGTGGACGCTCAAAACAGATTTAACTTGTGTTTATGTGTGTCGTTTGCTTAATCATATGAAAAAAAATAACTATGAAGTTTGTACACCTCATTTAGAACAAGAGCTTGAAGATTCTTTTGAGAATGAGCCTATTTTAGATTTTAATTCGTCTTACGTTTTGCGTTCTATTGATTCTCTACCAAAACAAGGTTCGAAAATTCCTTGGAAGCTCAACCAAAATTATCCTTTAGACATTATGACCATAAAATACAGTTCTTTGAAAGATGAGGCTCTTGTTTATGAATAA
- a CDS encoding DUF2520 domain-containing protein, whose protein sequence is MKTIFIGAGNVAWHLVSLFSKNKDLQITHIWSRKKENAESLKNKLNDESIKINYSIQQLDFSKTDVDLAILSIADGAFETVLSKLILPKNCILAHTSGAQPMEMLKLANQNQIKNIGVFYPLQTFSKAKEVDFSQIPFCIEANDKKIEEKLTSLAKQFSNKVFQVSSKDRSILHVAAVFACNFSNYLWTISEQILKEKNLPFDMLKPLLEETLQKALEINPSNAQTGPAIRKDEKVIEKHLHMIEEMNLSNSNPHFSQIYKLMTESIQKKKKLDLT, encoded by the coding sequence TTGAAAACAATATTCATCGGTGCTGGAAATGTAGCTTGGCATTTGGTATCTCTATTTTCTAAAAACAAAGACTTACAAATCACTCATATTTGGAGTAGAAAAAAAGAGAATGCAGAATCGCTAAAAAATAAGTTGAATGATGAAAGTATAAAAATTAATTATTCTATCCAGCAACTAGATTTTTCTAAAACAGATGTAGATTTAGCTATTTTATCTATTGCAGATGGAGCTTTTGAAACTGTTTTGTCAAAGCTTATTCTTCCTAAGAACTGTATTTTGGCGCATACTTCGGGGGCGCAACCGATGGAAATGTTGAAATTAGCTAATCAGAATCAAATCAAAAATATAGGTGTTTTTTATCCTTTACAGACTTTTAGCAAGGCAAAAGAAGTTGATTTTAGTCAGATTCCATTTTGTATAGAAGCTAATGATAAAAAAATTGAAGAAAAACTCACTTCTTTAGCCAAACAGTTTTCTAATAAAGTATTTCAAGTTTCTTCAAAAGATAGAAGTATTTTGCACGTTGCTGCTGTTTTTGCGTGTAATTTTTCAAATTATTTATGGACAATCAGTGAGCAGATTCTGAAAGAAAAAAATCTTCCCTTTGATATGCTCAAACCTCTTTTGGAGGAAACTCTTCAAAAAGCCTTAGAAATAAATCCTTCCAATGCTCAAACAGGTCCTGCAATTAGAAAAGATGAAAAGGTAATTGAAAAACATTTACATATGATTGAAGAAATGAATTTATCTAATTCTAATCCTCATTTTAGTCAGATTTATAAACTGATGACAGAAAGCATTCAGAAAAAAAAGAAATTAGACCTGACCTAA
- a CDS encoding DUF4296 domain-containing protein, translating into MRLFPLVILFLFISISILSSCVGKKKESNFSFTSSSTPDSILPREKFAQVIADILTAESAVVQQYSQTESKLMRFEKYRYNIYKKHSLDSVTFKRNYNYYMKVPKRSELFLFIVEDTLQARQDSLKVE; encoded by the coding sequence ATGAGACTATTTCCTCTGGTTATTCTTTTTCTATTTATCAGTATTTCCATTCTTTCTTCTTGTGTTGGGAAGAAAAAAGAATCAAACTTTTCCTTTACATCTTCAAGCACTCCTGATAGTATTTTACCAAGAGAAAAATTTGCACAAGTAATTGCTGATATTCTGACAGCTGAATCTGCTGTGGTACAGCAGTATAGTCAAACAGAATCTAAACTTATGCGTTTTGAAAAATATAGATACAATATCTATAAAAAACATAGTTTGGATTCAGTTACCTTTAAGAGAAATTACAATTATTACATGAAAGTGCCTAAGCGTTCTGAGCTTTTCTTATTTATTGTAGAAGATACTTTACAGGCTCGTCAGGATTCTCTAAAGGTGGAGTAA
- the recQ gene encoding DNA helicase RecQ: MVEQKINLKKTLKEVFGYNQFRGNQETIIQNLLDGKNTFVIMPTGAGKSLCYQLPAIVREGTAIVISPLIALMKNQVDQLNAVGVNASFLNSTLSKSESNKVKKSVLAGNTKLLYVAPESLTKPENLDFLSKANLSFIAIDEAHCISEWGHDFRPEYRRIRFIVDSLGNLPIIALTATATPKVQQDIQKNLHMEDANVFKTSFNRQNLYYEVRPKKNVKKQLIKYLKGKKGQSGIIYCLSRKKVEEIHEFLKVNDIKSRPYHAGLDASVRMQNQDAFLNEEVDIIVATIAFGMGIDKPDVRCVIHYDAPKSLEGYYQETGRAGRDGLNADCIMFYSPEDIHKLEKFNKDKPVTERDNARHLLQEMADYATSGVCRRRQLLHYFGENVEKDGGFNDNTDKPKPKFEANEHVEWVLKTVKETEERFTISHIADVLMGKETDYVKSYSHNKVSVFGKGKDQTVQYWRSVIRQVLLFNYLNKDFDNHGVVKLNDKGRKFLEDPKEHKVMLTEDHDFSKITAEDEEKDIGGIAEDRGHDPVLFDLLKKLRKKLAKEKGFPPYVIFQDPSLEEMATVYPTTNDELAQINGVGMAKVDKFGKVFLDAINKYVEENDIETDAEVLVKQTANKSKVKIFIIQQIDRMIDLEEIADAKGIKVGDLISEIEHICYSGTKLNLDYYIDKIMDYDRQDEIYDYFMNAETDSIQDALDEFEEDEYGEDELRLMRIKFLSEYAM, encoded by the coding sequence ATGGTAGAGCAAAAAATAAACTTGAAGAAAACACTTAAAGAAGTTTTTGGATATAATCAATTTAGAGGAAATCAAGAAACAATTATTCAAAACCTTCTTGATGGCAAAAATACATTCGTAATTATGCCCACAGGAGCAGGTAAATCACTTTGTTACCAACTTCCTGCTATTGTAAGGGAGGGAACAGCAATCGTAATTTCGCCTTTGATAGCTCTAATGAAAAATCAAGTAGACCAGCTAAATGCCGTTGGTGTAAATGCTTCTTTTCTTAATTCTACGCTCTCAAAATCAGAAAGTAATAAAGTCAAAAAATCAGTATTGGCAGGAAATACCAAACTGCTTTATGTTGCTCCAGAGTCGCTTACAAAACCAGAAAACTTAGATTTTTTGTCTAAGGCTAATCTCTCTTTTATTGCTATTGACGAAGCACACTGTATTTCAGAGTGGGGACACGATTTTCGTCCAGAATATCGCCGTATCCGTTTTATTGTCGATTCACTTGGGAACTTGCCAATAATTGCACTCACAGCAACAGCAACACCAAAAGTACAGCAAGATATTCAGAAGAATCTTCATATGGAAGATGCGAACGTATTCAAAACTTCATTCAATCGTCAGAATTTATATTACGAAGTTCGTCCAAAAAAGAATGTCAAGAAACAACTAATAAAATACTTAAAGGGTAAGAAAGGGCAGTCAGGAATTATTTATTGTTTGAGTAGAAAAAAAGTAGAAGAAATTCATGAGTTTTTGAAAGTAAATGATATAAAATCACGTCCTTATCATGCAGGTTTAGATGCTAGTGTCAGAATGCAAAATCAAGATGCTTTTCTGAATGAAGAAGTAGATATAATTGTTGCTACAATTGCCTTCGGAATGGGAATTGATAAGCCAGATGTTCGCTGTGTAATTCATTATGATGCACCAAAGTCATTAGAAGGTTATTATCAAGAAACAGGAAGAGCAGGGCGAGATGGGCTTAATGCTGATTGTATTATGTTTTATAGCCCAGAAGATATTCATAAATTAGAAAAATTTAATAAAGATAAACCTGTTACAGAAAGAGATAATGCACGTCATCTATTACAAGAGATGGCAGATTATGCTACCTCTGGAGTATGTAGAAGAAGACAATTGCTACATTATTTTGGCGAAAATGTAGAAAAAGATGGAGGTTTTAATGATAATACAGATAAGCCAAAACCAAAATTTGAAGCTAATGAACACGTAGAGTGGGTTTTGAAAACTGTCAAAGAAACAGAAGAACGTTTTACTATTAGTCATATTGCTGATGTACTGATGGGAAAAGAAACCGATTATGTGAAAAGTTATAGTCATAATAAAGTAAGCGTTTTTGGAAAAGGAAAAGACCAAACTGTACAGTATTGGCGTTCTGTAATTCGTCAAGTTTTATTATTCAATTATCTTAATAAAGATTTTGATAATCATGGAGTCGTAAAACTGAATGATAAAGGGCGAAAATTTTTGGAAGACCCAAAAGAGCATAAAGTAATGCTGACAGAAGACCACGATTTTAGTAAAATCACGGCAGAAGACGAAGAAAAAGACATTGGAGGAATAGCAGAAGATAGAGGACACGATCCTGTTTTATTTGATTTACTCAAAAAATTACGTAAAAAATTAGCGAAAGAAAAAGGCTTTCCTCCTTATGTAATCTTTCAAGACCCTTCTTTGGAAGAAATGGCAACCGTTTATCCTACTACAAATGACGAACTGGCGCAAATAAATGGTGTCGGAATGGCAAAAGTGGATAAATTTGGTAAAGTATTTTTAGATGCCATCAATAAATACGTCGAAGAAAATGATATTGAAACTGATGCAGAAGTATTAGTAAAACAAACAGCCAATAAATCTAAAGTTAAGATTTTTATTATCCAACAGATTGATAGAATGATTGATTTAGAAGAAATTGCTGATGCAAAAGGAATAAAAGTAGGAGATTTGATTTCTGAAATAGAACATATTTGTTATTCAGGAACAAAACTAAATCTTGATTACTATATTGATAAAATAATGGATTATGACCGTCAAGATGAAATATATGATTATTTCATGAATGCTGAAACGGATAGTATTCAAGATGCGCTAGATGAGTTTGAAGAAGATGAATACGGAGAAGATGAATTACGATTGATGCGCATCAAGTTTTTATCAGAATATGCGATGTAG
- the rpsU gene encoding 30S ribosomal protein S21, whose amino-acid sequence MLSINVKDNESIDKALKRFKKKFEKAGVLRTVRSRNYFEKPSVSRRTEKIRAAYRQKMQMQDEEM is encoded by the coding sequence ATGTTATCTATCAATGTAAAAGACAACGAGTCAATTGATAAGGCTCTTAAACGTTTCAAAAAGAAATTCGAAAAAGCAGGTGTATTACGTACAGTTCGTAGCCGTAACTATTTCGAAAAACCATCAGTAAGCCGTCGTACAGAGAAAATCCGTGCTGCTTACCGTCAGAAAATGCAAATGCAGGACGAAGAGATGTAG
- a CDS encoding YfiR family protein yields MFIKLLPQKLDKTGLITKFLSKTICILLLSIFFSFITLPSKAQYSATKVKIALIVHFIEHTTFPPEAFKSPKEMIQIGILGDDPFGDELESFLMHYKINGRGLRVRRKKKASDLWGCQVIYISKSEQGKLSDILDYFRRYPTLTIGDNLKGFIEQCGIINFVTVDNKPYRFELNIEAAQKSNLGLDVGLFRMAKRIVACP; encoded by the coding sequence ATGTTTATAAAATTACTTCCTCAAAAATTAGATAAAACAGGTTTGATTACCAAATTTCTATCAAAAACTATATGTATTCTTCTACTAAGCATTTTCTTTAGCTTTATTACTTTGCCTTCTAAAGCTCAATATTCAGCCACGAAAGTAAAAATTGCTTTGATTGTTCATTTTATTGAGCATACAACATTTCCTCCTGAGGCTTTCAAGAGCCCAAAAGAAATGATACAAATCGGAATTTTGGGTGATGACCCTTTTGGCGATGAATTAGAATCCTTTCTTATGCACTACAAGATAAATGGACGTGGTTTGCGTGTTCGAAGAAAGAAAAAAGCTTCTGATTTATGGGGTTGTCAAGTGATTTATATCAGCAAATCTGAACAAGGCAAACTTAGTGATATTTTGGATTACTTTAGAAGATACCCAACGCTGACTATCGGAGATAATTTAAAAGGCTTTATCGAACAATGTGGAATCATTAATTTTGTAACCGTAGATAATAAGCCTTACCGTTTCGAACTCAATATTGAAGCTGCACAAAAATCAAATCTTGGCTTAGATGTAGGACTTTTCAGAATGGCAAAACGTATTGTCGCTTGTCCTTAG
- a CDS encoding DUF3822 family protein: protein MFQEDLILRDEKFEVDQIGRYKLCFALTPTECRLVVFDTKSDRCLCYERYTADIPLETDEQFLEAFSNLVNTHSFASAGYWQKITLMMGKQEFTFVPDEYFRTEYALSYLRFNTTLDTSKSYVQFSEHQLASTNCLFSMPKTVSDWIEEKYPHQKTGITYVHQSAAFLEGLLLQENKANQVHALIEGNQLFVAVLDEQSLLFLNRFEFKNAEEVAYFILAVSDDAKINSQKLEVVLYGQSNKEGKIYKLLDRYAYVKFASRPAHLSFSYHFDQLESHEDFDLFSLYYVKTV from the coding sequence GTGTTCCAAGAAGATTTAATTTTACGAGATGAAAAGTTTGAAGTCGATCAGATAGGTAGATACAAACTTTGTTTTGCCCTTACGCCTACTGAATGTCGTTTGGTGGTTTTTGATACTAAATCAGACCGTTGTCTGTGTTATGAACGCTATACGGCTGATATTCCTTTAGAAACAGATGAACAGTTTTTAGAGGCTTTCAGTAATTTAGTAAATACACACAGCTTTGCATCGGCTGGTTATTGGCAAAAAATTACGCTGATGATGGGAAAACAAGAGTTTACTTTCGTTCCTGATGAATATTTCAGAACTGAATATGCTCTCTCTTATTTGCGTTTCAATACTACATTAGATACTTCTAAAAGCTATGTGCAGTTTAGTGAACACCAACTTGCCTCTACAAACTGTCTTTTTTCTATGCCCAAAACGGTTTCAGATTGGATAGAAGAAAAATATCCACATCAAAAAACGGGTATTACGTATGTGCATCAATCAGCTGCTTTTTTAGAAGGGCTTTTATTACAAGAAAATAAGGCAAATCAAGTTCATGCACTTATAGAAGGTAATCAACTTTTTGTAGCTGTTTTAGATGAGCAGAGTTTACTTTTTCTAAATCGTTTTGAGTTTAAGAATGCAGAAGAAGTAGCTTATTTTATTTTGGCTGTAAGTGATGATGCAAAAATTAATTCTCAAAAATTAGAAGTGGTTTTGTACGGACAGAGTAATAAAGAAGGTAAAATTTATAAACTGTTGGATAGATATGCTTATGTCAAATTTGCTTCTCGTCCTGCTCATCTAAGTTTTAGTTATCATTTTGACCAGCTAGAGAGTCATGAAGATTTTGATTTATTTAGCCTTTATTATGTAAAGACGGTTTGA